The following are from one region of the Bactrocera oleae isolate idBacOlea1 chromosome 6, idBacOlea1, whole genome shotgun sequence genome:
- the LOC106627468 gene encoding purine nucleoside phosphorylase isoform X2, translated as MTGFNLNGTSLLKTKALNGNNNGDTNGRNNYIAEECPNYSYELIKEIADYFLERISIRPVIGIICGSGLNSLADHITGTEAFEYKDIPNFPVSTVEGHVGRMIFGYLEGMPVVAMQGRFHYYEGYPLAKCSMPVRVLKLVGIKYLFATNAAGGLNPKYKVGDIVIVRDHINIMGFAGNSPLQGPNDPRFGTRFPPMTNAYDRHLVRKARKVVREMGIENDVHEGVYTCLGGPNYETVAELKMLRIMGVDAVGMSTVHEVITARHCDLTVFAFSLITNKCAFDYDSSEEDANHEEVVMVGKSRQSICGELMCRMVRELAEETQQKNGKK; from the exons ATGACAGGTTTCAATTTGAACGGCACGAGTCTGCTGAAAACCAAAGCCctcaatggcaacaacaacggcGACACGAATGGCCGGAACAATTACATTGCCGAGGAATGTCCTAA CTATTCATACGAGCTGATCAAGGAGATCGCTGATTACTTTCTGGAGCGCATCAGCATTCGGCCCGTCATCGGCATTATTTGCGGTTCGGGTTTGAATTCACTAGCCGATCATATTACCGGCACAGAAGCCTTCGAATACAAGGACATACCGAACTTCCCCGTCTCGACGGTAGAGGGTCATGTCGGCCGCATGATCTTTGGCTATTTGGAGGGTATGCCCGTCGTTGCCATGCAGGGTCGCTTCCACTACTATGAAGGCTATCCGTTGGCGAAATGTTCCATGCCTGTGCGTGTATTGAAATTGGTCGGTATTAAGTATCTATTCGCCACAAATGCTGCGGGCGGTCTCAACCCGAAATACAAAGTCGGTGACATCGTGATCGTGCGTGATCACATTAATATTATGGGCTTTGCTGGCAATTCACCGTTGCAAGGACCCAACGATCCACGCTTTGGCACCCGCTTCCCACCCATGACGAACGCTTACGATCGTCATTTGGTGCGCAAGGCGCGTAAAGTGGTGCGTGAGATGGGCATTGAGAATGACGTGCATGAAGGTGTCTACACATGTTTGGGTGGTCCCAATTACGAGACTGTGGCCGAGTTGAAAATGTTGCGCATTATGGGCGTGGATGCAGTGGGCATGTCCACGGTGCACGAAGTAATCACAGCCAGGCATTGCGATCTCACTGTGTTCGCTTTCAGTTTGATCACGAATAAGTGCGCTTTCGACTATGACAGCAGTGAGGAGGATGCCAATCACGAGGAAGTTGTAATGGTCGGCAAATCGCGGCAAAGCATTTGTGGTGAATTAATGTGTCGAATGGTACGCGAGTTGGCCGAGGAGACACAGCAGAAGAATGGCAAGAAATAA
- the LOC106627468 gene encoding purine nucleoside phosphorylase isoform X1, with protein MTGFNLNGTSLLKTKALNGNNNGDTNGRNNYIAEECPNDAAGSTSANNNNNNNQQNTLDEVEVENRIKMVINEENYSYELIKEIADYFLERISIRPVIGIICGSGLNSLADHITGTEAFEYKDIPNFPVSTVEGHVGRMIFGYLEGMPVVAMQGRFHYYEGYPLAKCSMPVRVLKLVGIKYLFATNAAGGLNPKYKVGDIVIVRDHINIMGFAGNSPLQGPNDPRFGTRFPPMTNAYDRHLVRKARKVVREMGIENDVHEGVYTCLGGPNYETVAELKMLRIMGVDAVGMSTVHEVITARHCDLTVFAFSLITNKCAFDYDSSEEDANHEEVVMVGKSRQSICGELMCRMVRELAEETQQKNGKK; from the exons ATGACAGGTTTCAATTTGAACGGCACGAGTCTGCTGAAAACCAAAGCCctcaatggcaacaacaacggcGACACGAATGGCCGGAACAATTACATTGCCGAGGAATGTCCTAA TGATGCTGCCGGCTCGACGTCcgccaacaataacaataacaacaatcagCAGAATACCTTGGATGAAGTCGAAGTCGAAAATCGCATTAAGATGGTTATAAATGAAGAAAA CTATTCATACGAGCTGATCAAGGAGATCGCTGATTACTTTCTGGAGCGCATCAGCATTCGGCCCGTCATCGGCATTATTTGCGGTTCGGGTTTGAATTCACTAGCCGATCATATTACCGGCACAGAAGCCTTCGAATACAAGGACATACCGAACTTCCCCGTCTCGACGGTAGAGGGTCATGTCGGCCGCATGATCTTTGGCTATTTGGAGGGTATGCCCGTCGTTGCCATGCAGGGTCGCTTCCACTACTATGAAGGCTATCCGTTGGCGAAATGTTCCATGCCTGTGCGTGTATTGAAATTGGTCGGTATTAAGTATCTATTCGCCACAAATGCTGCGGGCGGTCTCAACCCGAAATACAAAGTCGGTGACATCGTGATCGTGCGTGATCACATTAATATTATGGGCTTTGCTGGCAATTCACCGTTGCAAGGACCCAACGATCCACGCTTTGGCACCCGCTTCCCACCCATGACGAACGCTTACGATCGTCATTTGGTGCGCAAGGCGCGTAAAGTGGTGCGTGAGATGGGCATTGAGAATGACGTGCATGAAGGTGTCTACACATGTTTGGGTGGTCCCAATTACGAGACTGTGGCCGAGTTGAAAATGTTGCGCATTATGGGCGTGGATGCAGTGGGCATGTCCACGGTGCACGAAGTAATCACAGCCAGGCATTGCGATCTCACTGTGTTCGCTTTCAGTTTGATCACGAATAAGTGCGCTTTCGACTATGACAGCAGTGAGGAGGATGCCAATCACGAGGAAGTTGTAATGGTCGGCAAATCGCGGCAAAGCATTTGTGGTGAATTAATGTGTCGAATGGTACGCGAGTTGGCCGAGGAGACACAGCAGAAGAATGGCAAGAAATAA
- the LOC106627468 gene encoding purine nucleoside phosphorylase isoform X3, with translation MLRHHLTTTTHTVLSYSYELIKEIADYFLERISIRPVIGIICGSGLNSLADHITGTEAFEYKDIPNFPVSTVEGHVGRMIFGYLEGMPVVAMQGRFHYYEGYPLAKCSMPVRVLKLVGIKYLFATNAAGGLNPKYKVGDIVIVRDHINIMGFAGNSPLQGPNDPRFGTRFPPMTNAYDRHLVRKARKVVREMGIENDVHEGVYTCLGGPNYETVAELKMLRIMGVDAVGMSTVHEVITARHCDLTVFAFSLITNKCAFDYDSSEEDANHEEVVMVGKSRQSICGELMCRMVRELAEETQQKNGKK, from the exons ATGTTGCGCCATCacctaacaacaacaacacacacagtATTgag CTATTCATACGAGCTGATCAAGGAGATCGCTGATTACTTTCTGGAGCGCATCAGCATTCGGCCCGTCATCGGCATTATTTGCGGTTCGGGTTTGAATTCACTAGCCGATCATATTACCGGCACAGAAGCCTTCGAATACAAGGACATACCGAACTTCCCCGTCTCGACGGTAGAGGGTCATGTCGGCCGCATGATCTTTGGCTATTTGGAGGGTATGCCCGTCGTTGCCATGCAGGGTCGCTTCCACTACTATGAAGGCTATCCGTTGGCGAAATGTTCCATGCCTGTGCGTGTATTGAAATTGGTCGGTATTAAGTATCTATTCGCCACAAATGCTGCGGGCGGTCTCAACCCGAAATACAAAGTCGGTGACATCGTGATCGTGCGTGATCACATTAATATTATGGGCTTTGCTGGCAATTCACCGTTGCAAGGACCCAACGATCCACGCTTTGGCACCCGCTTCCCACCCATGACGAACGCTTACGATCGTCATTTGGTGCGCAAGGCGCGTAAAGTGGTGCGTGAGATGGGCATTGAGAATGACGTGCATGAAGGTGTCTACACATGTTTGGGTGGTCCCAATTACGAGACTGTGGCCGAGTTGAAAATGTTGCGCATTATGGGCGTGGATGCAGTGGGCATGTCCACGGTGCACGAAGTAATCACAGCCAGGCATTGCGATCTCACTGTGTTCGCTTTCAGTTTGATCACGAATAAGTGCGCTTTCGACTATGACAGCAGTGAGGAGGATGCCAATCACGAGGAAGTTGTAATGGTCGGCAAATCGCGGCAAAGCATTTGTGGTGAATTAATGTGTCGAATGGTACGCGAGTTGGCCGAGGAGACACAGCAGAAGAATGGCAAGAAATAA
- the LOC106627402 gene encoding purine nucleoside phosphorylase: protein MADAKCATGKCEDKTITYEAVKVIADNILSRIKIKPVIGIICGSGLGSLTEAITNAQNIDYKDIPGFPVSTVPGHAGRLVIGTLEGLPVLAMQGRFHYYEGYPLVKCSLPVRVMKVMGIEYLMVTNAAGGINPTYKVGDIMLIRDHINFVGFSGNSPLRGPNDERLGPRFPPMTDAYNPDLIKRALGIAKEMGIPDVVKVGTYCFLGGPNYETIAECKMLHTCGVDAVGMSTAHEVVVAQHCGLKVFAFSLITNKSSLDYEKKEYANHAEVVAVGKSRESTCRELMCRMIKSIAAERGGSGSADCGCTT from the exons ATGGCGGATGCTAAGTGCGCGACAGGCAAATGTGAAGATAAAAC CATCACCTACGAAGCGGTCAAAGTCATCGCTGACAATATTCTGTCACGCATAAAAATCAAACCGGTTATCGGCATTATCTGTGGCTCGGGTCTGGGCTCACTAACCGAAGCCATTACGAATGCGCAAAATATCGACTACAAGGACATACCCGGTTTTCCGGTCTCAACGGTTCCCGGACATGCGGGACGCCTCGTCATCGGCACGCTTGAGGGTCTACCAGTGTTGGCAATGCAGGGACGCTTTCACTACTACGAAGGCTATCCATTGGTGAAGTGTTCGTTGCCCGTGCGTGTCATGAAAGTGATGGGTATTGAGTACTTGATGGTGACCAATGCTGCGGGCGGCATAAATCCCACCTATAAGGTGGGCGATATTATGCTCATACGTGATCATATAAACTTCGTTGGCTTCTCTGGCAATTCGCCATTACGTGGACCGAACGATGAACGGCTGGGACCGCGTTTTCCACCCATGACCGATGCCTACAATCCCGATTTGATTAAGCGCGCTCTCGGTATAGCCAAAGAGATGGGTATACCGGACGTGGTTAAGGTGGGCACATATTGCTTTCTAGGTGGTCCTAATTATGAAACCATTGCTGAGTGTAAGATGTTGCACACTTGTGGCGTAGATGCTGTCGGCATGTCGACCGCACACGAGGTGGTCGTGGCCCAGCACTGTGGTCTGAAAGTGTTCGCATTCAGTCTTATCACCAACAAGTCATCACTGGACTACGAAAAGAAAGAGTATGCCAATCACGCTGAGGTCGTGGCGGTGGGTAAAAGTCGGGAGAGCACTTGCCGTGAGCTAATGTGTCGCATGATCAAATCTATAGCAGCGGAGCGTGGTGGCAGCGGATCAGCAGACTGTGGCTGCACAACATGA